In the genome of Paenibacillus pabuli, one region contains:
- a CDS encoding NAD-dependent protein deacylase: protein MNANEQLAAWIKESSNIVFFGGAGTSTESGIPDFRSAAGLYQTEQHSPYPPEELLSRHFFDQHADIFYDFYRGKMLHPDAMPNGCHRLLARLEQEGKLQAVITQNIDGLHQKAGSSNVLELHGSIHRNACMDCKRFYGLDDIITAKDTVPRCTACDGVIKPDVVLYEEELDQTIIYRSVDALSSADLLLVGGTSLTVYPAAQLITYFQGKHTVLLNATPTAYDRQADLLITDPIGEVMNKVDQLLG from the coding sequence ATGAACGCAAACGAACAACTGGCTGCCTGGATTAAGGAAAGTTCAAACATTGTTTTTTTCGGAGGGGCCGGAACTTCAACGGAAAGCGGGATTCCCGACTTCCGCTCTGCCGCTGGCTTGTACCAGACGGAGCAGCATTCACCCTATCCACCGGAAGAGCTGCTCAGCAGACATTTTTTTGACCAGCATGCTGATATTTTTTATGATTTTTATCGAGGCAAAATGCTTCATCCCGATGCGATGCCCAACGGCTGCCATCGACTGCTCGCCAGATTGGAGCAAGAAGGAAAACTTCAGGCAGTTATCACGCAAAATATCGACGGATTGCACCAGAAGGCGGGCAGCAGCAATGTTCTGGAGCTTCATGGTTCGATCCATCGAAACGCTTGTATGGATTGCAAGAGATTTTATGGGTTGGATGATATTATTACGGCAAAAGATACAGTTCCTCGTTGCACGGCATGTGATGGCGTGATCAAGCCGGATGTTGTTCTGTATGAAGAGGAACTGGACCAGACGATAATATATCGTTCGGTTGACGCATTGTCTTCGGCGGATTTGCTGCTGGTAGGTGGAACTTCACTAACGGTGTATCCAGCCGCTCAATTGATTACGTATTTCCAAGGGAAACATACGGTCTTGCTTAACGCTACACCTACGGCTTACGACAGGCAGGCTGATTTGCTGATTACAGACCCTATTGGCGAGGTAATGAATAAGGTGGACCAGCTTCTTGGTTAA
- a CDS encoding HAD family hydrolase — protein sequence MSMLQIHGKRVTCRGILFDKDGTLLDFLQLWGPWAESLLNQLESQLLELGASFTVEREQVLGTVRNREGHLTGYDLQGPLAIATVDESNGLLAGQLYAAGMPWNEAITTIRRFSSVAMGEVRQRKTAKSLPGLNAFLQRCQEASIPMAVVTSDSTAAAEEHMEWMGIRSYFTSIVGSDRVVRGKPDGEAAVLACRELHILPEEAVVIGDSNGDMQMGRNAGASYMIGFCPQVERSDYLHDADVIIQDYHELKIISERSS from the coding sequence ATGTCCATGCTTCAAATCCATGGTAAGCGAGTTACCTGCCGAGGCATTCTATTCGATAAGGATGGAACGCTGCTGGATTTCTTACAGCTATGGGGGCCGTGGGCGGAGTCTTTGCTGAATCAGCTGGAATCACAACTGTTAGAGCTTGGAGCCTCGTTCACGGTGGAGCGTGAGCAAGTGCTGGGTACGGTCCGTAATCGTGAAGGTCATCTGACTGGATATGATCTTCAAGGGCCACTAGCTATTGCCACGGTAGACGAGAGCAACGGTTTGCTTGCTGGACAGTTGTATGCAGCAGGCATGCCTTGGAATGAAGCCATCACGACGATCCGCCGTTTTTCCAGTGTGGCTATGGGTGAGGTTAGGCAGAGAAAAACGGCCAAATCACTGCCCGGATTAAATGCATTTTTGCAGAGGTGCCAGGAAGCATCGATTCCCATGGCAGTCGTCACTTCGGACAGCACAGCTGCTGCGGAAGAACATATGGAGTGGATGGGAATCCGGTCTTATTTTACATCAATCGTAGGCAGCGACCGGGTGGTTCGGGGCAAACCGGATGGAGAGGCAGCGGTTCTGGCTTGCAGAGAACTACATATTCTTCCTGAGGAAGCTGTAGTTATTGGTGACAGCAATGGGGATATGCAGATGGGGCGGAACGCAGGGGCCTCATATATGATTGGTTTCTGTCCACAAGTCGAGCGCAGTGACTATTTGCATGATGCCGATGTCATTATTCAGGACTATCATGAGCTAAAGATCATCTCTGAACGTTCTTCATAG
- a CDS encoding alpha/beta hydrolase gives MRNRYNTGRKKRGIGKFLLVLLALIIIGCGFVAWKLFTPYGPQEMAQTAMETANQVTVTEKDNWIDFVPEKSVGMSVIFYPGGLVKPESYAPLAHELAAAGHHTIIAKMPVNLAVLKQNLADDIIKAYPEEQFVMGGHSLGGSMAARYAASHPDALQGIFFLASYPDEKGSVKSLGIPALSILGTNDEVVNATKYQNGRAYLPEDTVYYTIEGGNHSQFGDYGHQSGDGEAEVSEQEQLSQTVKTTVGWLNTIK, from the coding sequence TTGAGAAATCGATATAATACAGGGCGTAAGAAGAGGGGCATCGGCAAGTTCCTGCTTGTTCTTTTGGCGCTCATTATCATTGGGTGTGGGTTTGTGGCCTGGAAGTTGTTTACGCCTTATGGACCACAGGAGATGGCGCAGACAGCCATGGAAACTGCAAATCAGGTGACTGTAACTGAAAAAGACAACTGGATTGATTTTGTGCCGGAGAAATCGGTTGGGATGAGTGTTATTTTTTATCCAGGTGGATTGGTTAAACCGGAAAGTTATGCCCCTCTTGCCCATGAACTTGCGGCAGCAGGACATCATACCATTATTGCAAAAATGCCGGTTAATCTGGCGGTACTCAAGCAGAATCTTGCGGATGATATTATTAAAGCCTATCCGGAGGAACAATTTGTCATGGGAGGGCATTCTCTTGGTGGATCAATGGCGGCACGTTACGCGGCTTCCCATCCGGATGCACTTCAGGGTATCTTTTTTCTCGCATCCTATCCAGATGAAAAAGGCAGTGTGAAGTCACTGGGGATACCAGCTTTATCTATACTGGGTACTAATGATGAAGTTGTAAATGCCACTAAGTATCAGAATGGTCGAGCATATTTGCCAGAAGATACGGTGTATTACACCATTGAAGGTGGTAACCATTCGCAGTTTGGTGACTATGGTCACCAGAGCGGTGACGGCGAAGCTGAGGTAAGTGAACAGGAACAACTGTCCCAAACGGTTAAAACGACTGTGGGCTGGCTGAATACAATCAAGTAA
- a CDS encoding bifunctional 2-keto-4-hydroxyglutarate aldolase/2-keto-3-deoxy-6-phosphogluconate aldolase, with translation MKKLQLLQKITDSGVVAVLRADSADQVIAMAEQAIAGGIKIIEITMTVPGALKAIEKLSRVYHWNTQDPEKFAIIGAGTVLEPQTARAAIMSGAEFVVGPSLNPDTVKICNLYRIPILPGVMTIADVQCALELGVDIVKLFPGNLYDPSIIKTMKGPMPQANFMPTGGVSLSNLGDWIKGGAVAVGIGSDLTAEAVKTGDLSHVRRKAEQYMDAYRKAKAE, from the coding sequence ATGAAGAAGCTTCAGCTGCTGCAAAAAATAACGGACAGTGGGGTTGTTGCGGTTCTGCGTGCAGATTCTGCTGACCAGGTGATCGCCATGGCCGAGCAAGCCATCGCGGGAGGCATCAAGATTATTGAAATTACGATGACGGTACCTGGTGCCCTCAAAGCCATTGAGAAATTAAGCCGTGTATACCATTGGAACACACAAGATCCCGAGAAATTTGCCATAATCGGAGCTGGGACCGTACTTGAACCTCAGACAGCGCGTGCCGCGATCATGTCAGGCGCAGAGTTTGTTGTGGGTCCTTCCCTGAACCCGGACACTGTGAAAATTTGCAACCTGTACCGTATTCCGATTCTCCCAGGGGTGATGACCATTGCCGATGTACAATGTGCATTGGAACTGGGCGTGGATATTGTGAAGTTGTTCCCGGGTAATCTCTACGATCCTTCCATTATCAAAACGATGAAGGGGCCTATGCCGCAAGCAAATTTCATGCCGACCGGTGGGGTATCCTTGTCCAATCTGGGCGACTGGATCAAGGGAGGCGCCGTAGCTGTTGGTATCGGCTCGGATCTTACTGCGGAAGCAGTGAAGACGGGGGACTTGAGTCATGTTCGCCGCAAAGCGGAACAATACATGGATGCTTACCGCAAGGCCAAGGCTGAATAG
- a CDS encoding sugar kinase yields MSTNTRRSPEIVTFGESMGLLTAKDTRGLEYAATLDKSFGGAESNLAIGVSRLGHTSGWFGRLGNDPIGNMIMKAIRGEGVDVSRARLSDKEPTGLMIRENASGKSSVHYYRKLSAASAITPEDLDMDYIAGAQILHVTGITAAISASGLATVEAAIHIAKQAGVKVSFDPNLRLKLWSAEEARPVLLRLAEQADYFLPGLDEMKLLYNEEDDQKILERLSALNAVCIVKGGPDLTYVLVNGTLTEVPYFKADHVLDTVGAGDGFCAGFLSGLIKGYSPQEATRLGNLTGSMVIQAVGDWEALPTWEQVEAKLNNVAHVER; encoded by the coding sequence ATGTCGACGAATACCCGCCGAAGCCCTGAAATTGTTACGTTTGGCGAGAGCATGGGTTTGCTGACAGCAAAGGATACAAGAGGTCTCGAATATGCGGCGACATTAGACAAATCATTTGGGGGCGCAGAGAGTAATCTGGCGATAGGTGTATCCCGGCTTGGGCATACCAGCGGATGGTTTGGTCGCCTGGGCAATGATCCGATCGGTAACATGATCATGAAGGCTATTCGTGGTGAAGGTGTAGATGTATCCAGAGCAAGGTTGAGCGACAAAGAGCCCACCGGTTTGATGATTCGTGAGAACGCTTCCGGGAAATCCTCGGTGCACTATTATAGGAAGCTATCCGCAGCAAGTGCGATTACTCCTGAAGATCTGGATATGGATTATATTGCGGGTGCGCAAATCCTTCACGTTACAGGTATCACTGCAGCGATAAGCGCGTCGGGACTTGCTACTGTTGAAGCTGCTATACATATAGCCAAGCAGGCTGGTGTAAAAGTAAGTTTTGATCCGAATCTGCGCCTTAAACTGTGGTCAGCTGAAGAAGCGCGTCCTGTCCTGCTTCGTCTCGCTGAGCAGGCGGATTATTTCCTGCCGGGTCTGGACGAGATGAAACTTCTGTATAACGAAGAAGACGATCAAAAAATACTTGAGCGTTTGTCCGCCTTGAATGCAGTCTGTATCGTGAAGGGCGGCCCTGATTTGACCTACGTATTGGTGAATGGTACCCTAACGGAAGTTCCGTACTTCAAGGCAGATCATGTCCTGGATACAGTCGGGGCAGGAGATGGATTCTGTGCGGGCTTTTTGTCCGGCCTTATTAAAGGATATTCTCCGCAGGAGGCGACCCGTCTTGGGAATTTGACCGGTTCCATGGTTATACAGGCTGTTGGCGATTGGGAGGCGCTCCCGACATGGGAGCAGGTCGAGGCGAAGCTGAACAATGTAGCTCATGTTGAGCGCTAG
- a CDS encoding acyltransferase family protein, which yields MNKPTIIHEDQDAFFYNLRFMLIVCVLAGNALEPIITRFAGAEALFLWIYTFHMPLFVWVTGYFARHSLKGTSGRIVLKQIALQYLLFQSLYAVMDFTVFHTPHMRLSFFAPYLLLWFLASHFCWRLLLRLTLSWKPIYRLLGAVILGVCAGYLPIDGFWLSFSRTFVFLPFFVIGYDYGASIRSRLQSGWGRRIAATLSAALLGWILLGGLNITPGWLLGSMTYAELGHHEWFAGIYRLGIYALEIGSGALFLAWVPALTSKLTDLGRRTLYVFLLHGFLVRLAIWSGVYNYMETSLYIPVIVAIALLFAITLAHPAVRHTFKPLIEPDTSRFHFNRQGTLKRSASWFR from the coding sequence ATGAACAAACCGACCATCATTCACGAAGATCAGGATGCTTTTTTTTACAACCTGCGCTTTATGCTCATTGTCTGTGTATTAGCAGGCAATGCTCTTGAACCAATCATTACACGTTTTGCAGGAGCAGAGGCTCTGTTTCTGTGGATATATACGTTTCACATGCCGCTGTTCGTATGGGTAACTGGCTACTTTGCCAGACATTCACTCAAAGGTACATCTGGCCGTATTGTGCTTAAGCAGATTGCATTACAGTACCTTTTGTTTCAGTCCTTGTATGCAGTAATGGATTTCACCGTATTCCACACACCGCATATGCGTTTGTCTTTCTTTGCACCTTATTTATTGCTCTGGTTTCTGGCAAGTCATTTCTGTTGGCGGCTGCTGCTTCGTCTCACACTTTCCTGGAAACCAATATACCGACTACTCGGTGCCGTGATACTGGGGGTATGTGCCGGATATTTACCCATTGACGGTTTTTGGCTGAGCTTCAGCCGAACGTTTGTATTTCTTCCTTTCTTTGTTATTGGGTATGACTACGGAGCATCCATCCGCTCCCGTTTGCAATCCGGCTGGGGCCGCAGAATTGCAGCTACGTTGTCTGCTGCTCTTCTTGGTTGGATCTTACTCGGAGGACTTAACATTACACCAGGTTGGTTACTGGGCAGCATGACTTACGCAGAGCTTGGCCACCATGAGTGGTTTGCAGGAATTTACCGACTCGGAATCTATGCACTTGAGATCGGCTCGGGAGCATTATTTCTCGCCTGGGTTCCTGCATTAACATCGAAATTGACCGATTTGGGACGACGTACTCTGTATGTGTTCCTTTTACATGGATTTCTCGTTCGCCTAGCGATCTGGTCCGGGGTTTACAATTATATGGAGACCAGCTTGTACATTCCGGTGATTGTAGCCATAGCCTTACTGTTCGCTATAACTCTGGCGCACCCAGCCGTCCGTCACACCTTTAAGCCTCTCATTGAGCCCGATACTTCCCGCTTTCACTTCAATCGTCAGGGGACATTAAAACGTTCAGCATCCTGGTTCAGATGA
- a CDS encoding KGG domain-containing protein has protein sequence MARPQTSEHKMSREEAGRLGGLATAKKHDQSFYQMIGKKGGEATSDAHDSQFYKEIGRKGGEATSETHNKEFYRKIGRKGGSS, from the coding sequence ATGGCACGTCCACAGACGTCTGAACACAAAATGAGTCGCGAAGAAGCAGGCCGACTAGGAGGCTTGGCTACAGCCAAAAAACATGATCAGAGCTTCTACCAAATGATAGGTAAAAAAGGTGGAGAAGCGACTTCAGATGCGCACGATTCTCAATTCTATAAGGAAATTGGACGCAAGGGTGGAGAAGCAACTTCCGAAACTCATAATAAAGAATTCTATCGGAAGATTGGCCGTAAAGGCGGGAGTAGTTAG
- the ilvD gene encoding dihydroxy-acid dehydratase encodes MSAKKMRSDMIKKGFDRAPHRSLLRAAGVKEEDFGKPFIAVCNSYIDIVPGHVHLQEFGKIVKEAIREAGGVPFEFNTIGVDDGIAMGHIGMRYSLPSRDIIADSVETVVSAHWFDGMVCIPNCDKITPGMMMGALRCNIPTVFVSGGPMKAGRDSNGKALSLTSVFEGVGAYQAGKIDDKSLLELEQFGCPTCGSCSGMFTANSMNCLAEAMGLAMPGNGTILAVAPERREFVKQSAKQLMELIKMDLKPRDIVTVEAIDNAFALDMAMGGSTNTVLHTLALAHEAGIEYPIERINEVANRVPHLAKLAPASDLHIEDVHNAGGVSAVLNELLKKPGAIHGDCITVTGKTIRENVEGREIQDANVIHHLDNPHSEKGGLAVLFGNLAPQGAIIKVGAVDASVGGYHKGPAICFDSQEQALEGIANGKVKEGHVVVIRYEGPKGGPGMPEMLAPTSQIVGMGLGAKVGLITDGRFSGASRGISIGHISPEAAEGGPIAFVEEGDIIELDLNNRIIELHISDEEFERRRAGWKGFEPKVKTGYLARYSKLVTNASNGGVLSI; translated from the coding sequence ATGTCAGCCAAGAAGATGCGTTCCGATATGATCAAAAAAGGTTTTGACCGTGCACCGCACCGCAGTTTGCTCCGCGCAGCGGGCGTTAAAGAAGAGGACTTTGGCAAACCATTTATTGCCGTTTGTAACTCTTACATCGATATCGTGCCCGGCCATGTCCACCTGCAGGAATTCGGTAAAATTGTAAAGGAAGCTATTCGTGAAGCCGGTGGCGTTCCATTCGAATTCAACACCATCGGAGTTGACGACGGAATCGCCATGGGACACATTGGTATGCGTTACTCGCTGCCAAGCCGTGACATTATCGCGGATTCCGTGGAAACTGTTGTATCTGCACACTGGTTCGACGGCATGGTATGTATCCCAAACTGTGACAAAATCACACCAGGCATGATGATGGGCGCGCTTCGCTGTAATATCCCTACCGTGTTTGTCAGCGGCGGTCCAATGAAGGCAGGTCGTGACAGCAATGGTAAAGCTCTGTCCCTGACTTCCGTATTTGAAGGCGTAGGTGCTTATCAAGCTGGTAAAATTGATGATAAGAGCTTGCTTGAACTTGAACAGTTTGGTTGTCCAACATGTGGATCATGCTCCGGTATGTTCACAGCGAATTCCATGAACTGCCTCGCTGAAGCGATGGGACTGGCTATGCCTGGCAACGGAACCATCCTTGCTGTTGCTCCTGAGCGTCGTGAGTTTGTTAAACAATCCGCTAAACAACTGATGGAACTCATCAAAATGGATCTGAAACCACGCGATATCGTTACTGTAGAAGCGATCGACAACGCTTTTGCACTGGATATGGCTATGGGTGGTTCCACGAATACGGTACTTCATACGCTCGCACTGGCTCATGAGGCAGGTATCGAGTACCCAATTGAGCGCATCAATGAAGTGGCTAACCGCGTTCCTCATCTGGCGAAGCTTGCACCTGCTTCCGATCTTCACATCGAAGACGTACACAATGCGGGTGGCGTAAGTGCAGTTCTGAACGAATTGCTCAAGAAACCAGGTGCGATTCATGGTGACTGCATTACAGTAACGGGTAAAACAATCCGTGAGAACGTTGAAGGAAGAGAAATTCAGGATGCTAATGTCATCCACCATCTGGACAACCCGCATTCAGAAAAAGGCGGACTGGCTGTATTGTTTGGTAACCTTGCACCGCAAGGCGCCATCATCAAGGTTGGTGCTGTTGACGCTTCGGTTGGCGGATACCACAAAGGTCCTGCTATTTGCTTCGACTCCCAAGAACAAGCGCTTGAAGGCATTGCAAACGGCAAAGTAAAAGAAGGACATGTTGTTGTTATCCGTTATGAAGGACCAAAAGGCGGACCAGGAATGCCTGAGATGCTCGCTCCTACTTCCCAGATCGTAGGTATGGGCCTTGGTGCCAAAGTAGGTCTGATCACCGACGGACGCTTCTCTGGCGCATCCCGCGGAATCAGTATCGGACATATCTCTCCGGAAGCTGCTGAAGGCGGTCCAATCGCTTTTGTTGAAGAAGGAGACATCATTGAACTTGATCTGAATAACCGCATCATCGAATTGCATATCAGTGACGAAGAATTCGAACGTCGTCGCGCAGGTTGGAAGGGCTTTGAACCGAAAGTAAAAACCGGTTACCTCGCTCGTTATTCCAAACTGGTAACGAATGCAAGCAACGGCGGCGTACTGAGTATCTAA
- a CDS encoding polysaccharide deacetylase family protein, with protein sequence MTNLLQSILLWLLYISSFYAFIPSVVSRLFGFRVFRRGKSETEFSLTFDDGPDPEYTPRLLDLLRQYEAKATFFVVGEHAARHPELIQRIHEEGHLLGIHNYIHKTNWLMRPRTVKNQIQRTGQIIQEVTGVKTCYYRPPWGIMNLFDFFSKKDRRIILWSSMFEDWRSSVGVEKLTERMLKELRGGEVMLLHDRGTTLGADAHAPEHMLQALEVVLREANRQQLHSVRIDTLMGGVTVSESKSTIQPQTQLSLWKRVVVALWLGWEKLFHWLYHLHTASPEDPMLHYRSRVYHGALVEMDDGHVIRNGDPVIELHFDNKKLFDLGMTSRSSMHLAIRMIRAMEQQLPDLARQVALEPELRSAKALYGVSMINRGPEKFGFTVRELAPGPFSFASKVYLKLLLSVIHPAGTKRLKQRSEQLVPKMIAMPLDVLLDRYGQHALVAATAEQSSEELLVPEQDLVPERN encoded by the coding sequence ATGACAAATTTACTTCAGAGCATATTACTTTGGTTATTGTACATTTCATCTTTTTATGCCTTTATTCCGAGTGTGGTTAGCAGACTTTTCGGTTTTCGTGTGTTCAGGCGCGGGAAAAGTGAGACGGAGTTTTCCTTAACCTTTGATGATGGGCCAGATCCGGAATATACACCCAGATTGCTGGATTTATTGCGTCAGTATGAGGCAAAGGCAACTTTCTTTGTAGTCGGAGAGCATGCCGCCCGTCATCCCGAACTTATTCAGCGCATACATGAGGAAGGCCATCTTCTCGGAATTCATAATTATATTCACAAAACCAATTGGTTAATGCGTCCACGGACGGTTAAGAATCAGATTCAGCGGACGGGTCAAATTATACAAGAGGTTACAGGGGTTAAAACTTGTTATTATCGTCCACCATGGGGAATTATGAATCTGTTTGATTTTTTTAGTAAAAAAGATCGCCGGATCATACTATGGTCGTCCATGTTTGAGGACTGGAGAAGTAGTGTTGGCGTTGAGAAATTGACCGAACGAATGTTGAAGGAGCTAAGGGGCGGGGAGGTCATGTTACTGCATGACCGAGGGACTACTCTCGGCGCTGATGCACATGCGCCGGAGCATATGCTCCAGGCGCTCGAAGTCGTATTGCGGGAGGCGAACAGACAGCAGTTGCACAGTGTACGCATCGATACGTTGATGGGAGGCGTTACGGTGAGTGAATCTAAAAGCACGATTCAACCACAAACACAGTTATCACTTTGGAAACGGGTGGTCGTTGCGTTATGGTTAGGCTGGGAAAAGCTGTTTCATTGGTTATACCATTTGCATACAGCGTCACCAGAGGACCCCATGCTGCACTACCGCTCCCGTGTATATCATGGAGCGTTGGTTGAAATGGATGACGGCCATGTGATTCGTAATGGAGATCCGGTTATTGAACTTCATTTTGATAATAAAAAACTTTTCGATCTTGGCATGACTTCACGCTCAAGCATGCATCTGGCCATTCGCATGATTCGGGCTATGGAACAGCAACTTCCTGATTTGGCCCGGCAGGTCGCACTTGAACCTGAACTTCGTTCAGCCAAGGCTCTATATGGTGTGAGTATGATTAACCGGGGACCTGAGAAATTCGGGTTTACGGTTCGGGAGTTGGCTCCTGGGCCGTTCAGTTTTGCATCCAAAGTGTATCTGAAACTTCTGCTAAGCGTCATTCATCCGGCTGGAACGAAACGTCTGAAGCAGCGTTCTGAACAATTGGTTCCAAAAATGATTGCGATGCCACTTGATGTGCTGCTGGATCGATATGGTCAGCACGCATTGGTGGCAGCGACAGCGGAACAGTCCTCAGAGGAATTGTTGGTTCCTGAACAGGATCTTGTACCTGAACGAAACTGA
- a CDS encoding AI-2E family transporter, with protein sequence MLPLYKKYGRTVFDIALLVLTVYFIMYGFSRLYQLAAPVFLSFIVYWMIEPLARFLHRKGLPKTLGAAISVLLFLAVIVAAFFGLGLIIVSQISNLQDNFPYYIEMIQREFTNLVYFIQDKSDALPDGITEKVNDYFATLTGFLSKWVTSGAQIVIGFLSSFSSFITNFGIAIILAFFLSIEIESWRKFARAKTPKTLKLALEFMRNHVFKTIRSYLKAQMIMMLITFVLIYAGLLILGTANAFTIAAICAVFDLVPLLGVPVIFIPWIVYLFIVGNSSLAIGLIIVLAVTMLTRQLLEPKISGNSIGVSSAYLMLSFMLISLSVFGLAGVVLSPVLLILLKELLQQGYLQQWIHLPKDEFESSPLVMDTPVGSAPGRNTEPSVQESAPPGVHDDSAK encoded by the coding sequence ATGCTGCCGCTTTACAAAAAATACGGGCGCACCGTCTTTGACATTGCGCTGCTCGTATTAACCGTGTACTTTATCATGTACGGTTTCAGTCGATTATATCAATTGGCTGCGCCAGTTTTTCTTTCATTTATAGTGTATTGGATGATCGAACCTCTGGCAAGATTTCTGCACCGCAAAGGATTACCCAAAACCTTGGGCGCTGCCATTTCGGTATTATTGTTTCTTGCGGTTATTGTTGCTGCCTTCTTTGGATTGGGATTAATTATCGTATCCCAAATTTCTAATTTGCAGGATAACTTCCCTTATTATATCGAGATGATTCAGCGTGAATTCACCAATCTGGTTTATTTCATTCAGGACAAGTCCGATGCTTTACCTGACGGAATAACCGAGAAGGTTAATGACTATTTTGCGACTCTGACCGGATTCCTGTCCAAATGGGTGACCAGTGGTGCGCAAATCGTTATCGGTTTTCTCAGTTCATTTTCTTCCTTTATTACCAATTTCGGGATTGCCATTATTCTCGCGTTCTTTCTCAGTATTGAGATTGAATCCTGGCGGAAGTTTGCGCGGGCCAAAACACCAAAAACGTTGAAACTGGCTCTTGAATTTATGCGTAATCATGTATTCAAGACGATTCGTTCATATTTGAAGGCCCAGATGATTATGATGTTAATCACTTTTGTATTGATTTATGCAGGCTTGTTGATTCTGGGAACTGCCAATGCCTTCACCATCGCAGCGATCTGCGCCGTTTTTGACCTTGTACCTTTGTTGGGTGTTCCTGTTATATTCATTCCGTGGATTGTGTATCTGTTCATTGTGGGGAATAGCAGCCTTGCGATAGGATTAATTATAGTCCTGGCTGTAACCATGCTGACACGCCAGCTGCTGGAGCCCAAAATATCGGGTAATTCGATCGGAGTCTCTTCCGCTTACTTGATGCTTTCCTTTATGCTGATTTCGCTGTCTGTCTTTGGTCTGGCTGGTGTAGTATTGTCTCCGGTACTGCTGATTCTGCTTAAGGAACTACTGCAGCAAGGCTACCTCCAACAATGGATTCATTTGCCGAAAGATGAATTTGAATCCTCGCCTTTGGTCATGGACACACCGGTCGGCTCAGCCCCCGGTCGGAACACTGAGCCATCGGTGCAGGAATCTGCTCCTCCCGGGGTTCATGACGATTCAGCCAAGTAA